The Polaribacter sp. Q13 sequence AAATAAAACCATACCTGCTATCATTTCTGCTGATACAAGTGCATAAGTTACAAACATAGCTCCAAAAAAGAAACCTGGTTCTTTCTCGAATTTAAAATGACACTCACTACAAGTTGTATACATTTTAGGAGACCTAAACATAAGAAGATTCCCTAATTCACTATACATTTTCCCTTTTTTACAATTAGGACATTTACATTTTAACATATCAATTACATTTGCCATAGCATCTAATTTAAT is a genomic window containing:
- a CDS encoding DUF983 domain-containing protein: MANVIDMLKCKCPNCKKGKMYSELGNLLMFRSPKMYTTCSECHFKFEKEPGFFFGAMFVTYALVSAEMIAGMVLFKFILDFSYITVALLAITTIILLSTFNLRLSRSIWIYMFYDN